The Theileria orientalis strain Shintoku DNA, chromosome 2, complete genome genome has a window encoding:
- a CDS encoding ATP-dependent helicase, giving the protein MNHGELPIEAVKGEILEKIRENQFVIIEGSTGSGKSTTVPILVYKEYLKDGEKVVVTQPRRVAAISLCRYVSKLMKSEVGGTVGFSVRFMNKTSDRTRIKYVTDGILMREATTDPTLSKYSVIVVDEVHERSIRSDILLGIIKLALPKRPDLKLIIMSATIESSIFSDFFTNSAVIKVPGKHFPVEIYYTPKPFEDYIEAAMIAVFKINLTTRQGDILVFLPGQEDIELLEKLIKEKISQLQESMGPVKKSRRLYVKFGDNKYKMNLWKALDIVPLYSALSIDKQYLVFKKTTQNSRKVVLATNIAETSLTIPGITYVVDTGLVKQRKYNAKHNLESLTLTITSKASAKQRAGRAGREGPGRIYRLYTRDSYEEMPQFTTPEIHLVDFSFIFLELKMIGVKDILEFPFMDPPEKNTILSAALNLYRLGALDSEGSLTKTGKLMARIPLLPLHSKLLITSFEFGCTSEILTIVSMLSSEISLFDTEKYNPEGVKLRSNLYNKHGDHLTLLNLYDLWENANSREKFSKEFAINHHSLLRALDIRNQLVSLVTSEPFNVKNITKCKDASEWDQVRMCLAKGTWTHAARFAQDSKSYKTLVGNTVNNQTVYIHPASVMFNKRPPPRYFKVILTNAMCSHVVFNDCILTKKNYIQNITEISEQWLTTYVPNWFKEKS; this is encoded by the exons ATGAACCATGGAGAGTTGCCGATAGAGGCAGTAAAGGGGGAAATATTAGAAAAGATAAGAGAAAATCAGTTTGTAATAATAGAAGGCTCAACGGGGAGCGGAAAATCGACCACAGTCCCAATCCTGGTGTACAAGGAGTACCTGAAAGATGGAGAAAAGGTGGTAGTAACACAGCCACGAAGAGTGGCAGCAATTTCACTGTGCAGATACGTGTCAAAGCTGATGAAATCAGAAGTGGGAGGCACAGTAGGATTCAGCGTGCGATTCATGAACAAGACCAGCGACAGGACGAGAATAAAGTACGTAACGGACGGAATCCTCATGAGAGAAGCGACAACAGATCCTACCTTGAGCAAATACTCAGTAATAGTGGTCGACGAGGTCCACGAGAGGTCGATCAGGTCAGACATACTGCTGGGAATAATCAAGCTGGCGTTGCCGAAAAGGCCggacctgaagctgataatAATGTCAGCAACAATAGAATCAAGCATATTTTCAGATTTTTTCACAAATTCAGCAGTAATTAAAGTGCCAGGAAAGCACTTCCCAGTGGAAATATACTACACACCGAAGCCATTTGAAGACTACATAGAG GCAGCCATGATAGcagtgtttaaaataaacctAACAACACGGCAGGGAGACATACTGGTGTTTCTGCCAGGCCAGGAGGACAtagagctgctggagaagctCATAAAGGAGAAGATATCGCAGCTCCAGGAATCGATGGGCCCAGTGAAGAAGAGTAGAAGGCTCTACGTTAAGTTTGGAGATAACaagtataaaatgaacTTGTGGAAGGCACTGGATATAGTGCCGCTGTACTCGGCACTGTCAATAGATAAGCAGTACCTGGTCTTCAAGAAAACAACTCAGAACTCAAGAAAGGTAGTGCTGGCAACGAACATCGCAGAAACGTCGCTGACGATACCGGGAATCACGTACGTGGTGGACACGGGACTGGTGAAGCAGAGGAAGTATAACGCGAAGCACAACCTGGAGTCCCTGACGCTGACGATAACATCGAAGGCGTCAGCGAAGCAGAGAGCAGGAAGGGCAGGAAGAGAGGGTCCAG GAAGGATATACAGGCTGTATACACGGGACTCGTACGAAGAAATGCCGCAGTTCACGACGCCGGAAATACACCTGGTAGACTTCTCGTTCATATTCTTGGAGCTGAAG ATGATTGGAGTTAAGGATATCCTGGAGTTCCCATTCATGGACCCGCCGGAAAAGAACACAATTTTATCAGCAGCATTAAACCTGTATAGACTAGGAGCACTGGATTCCGAAGGGAGTTTGACGAAAACAGG GAAGCTGATGGCGAGGATACCACTGTTGCCTCTGCACTCGAAGCTGCTAATCACGTCATTCGAATTCGGATGCACCTCGGAGATATTAACGATCGTGTCGATGCTGTCCTCAGAAATATCGCTGTTTGACACAG AGAAGTACAACCCGGAAGGAGTGAAGCTACGGAGCAACTTGTACAACAAGCACGGAGACCACCTGACCCTCTTGAACCTCTACGACCTATGGGAAAAT GCCAACTCGAGGGAGAAGTTCTCAAAGGAGTTCGCAATAAACCACCACTCACTGCTGAGGGCGCTGGACATCAGGAATCAGCTGGTGTCGCTGGTGACGTCGGAGCCGTTTAACGTAAAAAACATAACAAAGTGCAAGGACGCATCGGAGTGGGATCAGGTGAGAATGTGCCTAGCAAAGGGAACCTGGACACACGCAGCAAGGTTCGCCCAGGACTCAAAGTCATACAAAACACTGGTAGGGAACACG GTGAATAACCAGACAGTGTATATACACCCAGCGTCAGTGATGTTCAACAAAAGGCCACCACCAAGGTATTTTAAAGTCATTTTGACAAACGCGATGTGTAGCCATGTTGTATTCAATGATTGCATACTGACGAAGAAAAATTACATACAAAACATAACGGAAATATCAGAACAGTGGTTAACAACATATGTGCCTAATTGGTTCAAAGAAAAGTCATAG
- a CDS encoding major facilitator superfamily MFS-1 protein: MGKYRLHFKHSLKELVNTKNGRDAKTQCKEYGVNRYVFLGIALYGMLTLGRFMWAYPSFYEMFIKSGAYGWLCEEEGARRAVEGAPGEFTCELRDMAINAVLLTVTGSTFMGSIFASAANVALGAKISSMMGATSMFLGIVTLGFSNSSFRMYIPGAIMVGFGMDFIVFPSFNAAMLFPKRKLLITSLLTSTISAGMFIPILMKYMVWELNFKFSYVMLTYAALTGGVLFVLFMLYYPPRRFYEQCEIDNAYQLSNMESQLESPRRVAWGDETSRSSRRRSRRDRFLSIFGVTSAKFDLLKRSMLSSHMLILALIFTIITIAATYYVIITSRLYNQAERGYLSVGIASSFAVAILASPFLDKLGSMPIMWYEVACLLLSMILVVLPHRCTKILSIVCYSMFTAYSNGQIWLFAVETFDPEINTLILGTLNALAGLVTFGASAVFQELLASFGWITQMLIFVDVLVGMQLALVATLHYLKRKVHKIE; the protein is encoded by the coding sequence ATGGGAAAATACCGTcttcattttaaacattcACTGAAGGAGTTagtaaacacaaaaaatgGAAGAGACGCGAAAACGCAGTGTAAGGAATACGGAGTTAACAGATACGTGTTCCTGGGAATAGCACTCTACGGAATGCTGACACTGGGAAGGTTCATGTGGGCGTACCCGTCGTTCTACGAAATGTTCATCAAGTCAGGAGCGTACGGATGGCTGTGCGAGGAAGAGGGAGCGAGGAGAGCAGTGGAGGGAGCGCCAGGAGAGTTCACGTGCGAGCTGAGAGACATGGCGATTAACGCAGTGCTGCTGACAGTGACAGGGTCGACCTTCATGGGCTCGATCTTCGCGTCGGCAGCAAACGTGGCGCTGGGAGCAAAGATATCGAGCATGATGGGAGCAACCTCGATGTTCCTGGGCATCGTGACGCTGGGATTCTCAAACAGCTCATTCAGAATGTATATACCGGGAGCAATCATGGTGGGATTTGGAATGGACTTCATAGTATTCCCGAGCTTTAACGCAGCAATGCTATTCCCGAAAAGAAAGCTGCTGATCACGTCGCTGCTCACCTCGACAATCTCAGCAGGAATGTTCATCCCGATCCTGATGAAGTACATGGTGTGGGAGCTGAACTTTAAGTTCTCGTACGTAATGCTGACGTACGCAGCACTGACGGGAGGAGTGCTCTTCGTACTGTTCATGCTGTACTACCCGCCGAGAAGGTTCTACGAACAGTGCGAAATCGACAACGCATACCAGCTGAGCAACATGGAATCGCAACTCGAGTCGCCGAGAAGAGTGGCCTGGGGAGACGAAACGAGCAGAAGCtcgagaagaaggagcagaagagACAGGTTCCTCTCAATCTTCGGAGTGACGAGCGCTAAGTTCGACCTGCTGAAAAGGTCGATGCTCTCGAGCCACATGCTTATCCTGGCGCTTATCTTCACGATCATCACAATCGCAGCCACCTACTACGTTATCATCACGAGCAGGCTGTACAACCAGGCCGAGAGAGGGTACCTGTCGGTGGGAATCGCCTCCTCGTTCGCAGTGGCGATCCTGGCCTCGCCCTTCCTGGACAAGCTGGGCTCGATGCCGATCATGTGGTACGAGGTGGCATGTCTGCTGCTGAGCATGATCCTGGTGGTACTGCCGCACCGCTGCACGAAGATACTCTCAATCGTGTGCTACTCGATGTTCACAGCCTACAGCAACGGGCAGATATGGCTCTTCGCAGTGGAGACGTTCGACCCGGAGATCAACACGCTGATCCTGGGAACGCTTAACGCGCTGGCAGGGCTGGTGACGTTCGGGGCGAGCGCAGTCTTCCAGGAGCTGCTGGCGAGCTTCGGATGGATCACACAGATGCTCATCTTCGTGGACGTGCTGGTGGGCATGCAGCTGGCGCTGGTGGCGACTCTGCACTacctgaagaggaaggtcCACAAGATCGAGTaa
- a CDS encoding uncharacterized protein (mitochondrial ribosome domain containing protein) — protein sequence MSSNGVWQLKSILIKYSETGHSSRGLRYYLRHLLNTFQIKNPQIEVSINHEQYEAPRATFSYRDGSKYEISLKDLEARQIEEVMQFHRNSCGRMEYMKHGQSRVWTTNRSIQGLWKPSLSSQMQSLSWFKRINRSGVTNRPKTLPKYSSRSLNLCCEAVKGNGRWGDEAIYPKGWDQNYLKQIFCHPFLDDSLNNV from the exons ATGTCCAGCAATGGCGTTTGGCAGCTGAAATCGATACTCATTAAGTATAGTGAGACGGGCCACAGCAGTCGCGGACTCCGCTACTATCTGAGGCACCTGCTCAACACGTTTCAGATCAAAAACCCGCAAATCGAAGTGTCTATCAACCATGAGCAGTATGAAGCTCCGCGCGCCACGTTCAG CTACAGGGACGGATCTAAGTACGAAATAAGCCTCAAGGACCTCGAGGCCAGACAAATCGAAGAGGTCATGCAGTTTCATCGCAATTCGTGCGGGAGGATGGAGTACATGAAGCACGGCCAGTCGAGGGTGTGGACCACCAACAGGTCAATACAG GGGCTCTGGAAGCCGAGTTTAAGCAGCCAGATGCAGTCGCTTTCATGGTTCAAGAGGATAAACCGTTCAGGTGTGACCAACAGGCCTAAAACGCTCCCCAAGTACTCGTCGAGGTCGCTGAACTTGTGCTGCGAGGCGGTCAAGGGCAACGGCCGTTGGGGCGACGAGGCCATATACCCTAAGGGCTGGGACCAGAACTACCTGAAACAGATATTCTGCCACCCGTTTCTGGACGACAGTTTGAACAACGTGTAA
- a CDS encoding 40S ribosomal protein S11 codes for MDKSDVQVHKAFQKQPTVSVKKLQKLGKRARYWKDVGMGFVTPKEAKEGHYVDKKCPFTGNVSIRGRVLKGMVLSHKMKNTLVMRVSYLHYVPKYNRFEKRHKNIPAHVSPCFTVSAGDIVTVGQCRPLSKTVRFNVLKVEKNEIFGNPRKQFRLF; via the exons atggatAAGAGTGACGTTCAG gtTCACAAAGCTTTCCAAAAACAACCCACTGTCAGCGTCAAGAAGCTCCAAAAACTTGGCAAAAGGGCCAGGTATTGGAAGGACGTTGGTATGGGCTTCGTTACTCCGAAGGAGGCCAAGGAGGGCCACTATGTTGACAAGAAATGCCCTTTCACTGGCAATGTTTCCATAAGGGGTAGGGTTCTCAAGGGCATGGTTTTGTCGCATAAAATGAAGAACACGCTCGTCATGAGGGTCAGCTACCTCCACTACGTCCCCAAGTACAACAGGTTTGAGAAGAGGCACAAGAACATTCCTGCTCACGTTTCTCCCTGCTTCACCGTCTCCGCCGGTGACATCGTAACTGTTGGTCAGTGCAGGCCTCTCTCCAAGACCGTCAGATTTAACGTTCTTAAGGTTGAGAAGAATGAGATTTTCGGAAACCCTCGCAAGCAATTTAGACTTTTCTAA
- a CDS encoding proteasome regulatory protein, with protein MAEILELDKKRKNIELEMEALIDYLHSDECKNVGLKGALVDNEEFPRDDIDIYAVRKARGRVTCLKNDYDKLTEEIERKLHELHSEYRKNNAV; from the coding sequence aTGGCAGAAATTTTAGAACTGGACAAAAAACGAAAGAATATCGAATTAGAGATGGAGGCACTAAttgattatttacacaGTGATGAGTGTAAAAACGTGGGACTAAAGGGCGCTCTGGTTGATAATGAGGAATTTCCTAGGGAcgatattgatatttacGCCGTTAGAAAGGCCAGGGGTAGAGTAACTTGCTTAAAGAACGACTATGACAAATTAACTGAGGAAATAGAAAGGAAGCTTCATGAACTCCACAGCGAATATAGAAAAAACAACGCTGTATAG